One segment of Pleomorphomonas sp. PLEO DNA contains the following:
- a CDS encoding helicase-related protein has protein sequence MNIVRAAPLSSIARARAVTAVLGPTNTGKTHLAIEKMLSHGSGAIGLPLRLLAREVYGRIVARVGASAVALVTGEEKIVPRDARYWVATVEAMPRDLDVAFVAIDEVQLAGDIERGHVFTDRLLNVRGRQETMLLGSATARPLIERLLPGVAVTSRPRLSHLAYTGAKKITRLPPRSAIVAFSADEVYAVAELIRRQRGGAAVVMGALSPRTRNAQVALFQNGEVDFLVATDAVGMGLNLDVDHVAFAQARKFDGYQYRGLTSAELGQIAGRAGRYLNDGTFGVTGRVMPFDDDTVTAIEGHDFEPVGIFQWRNGDLDFSSVDALRASLEKLPGVEGLTRALPSDDQRALDFALRAEDVAAAAYGRERVALLWDVCQLPDFRKISPAQHGDLIVALYRFLIAKGVIPDDWFARQVGLSDRTDGDIDTLSRRLADIRTWTFVANRPDWLFAPGHWREKTRAIEDRLSDALHERLTQRFVDRRTSVLLKRLRENTMLEAEITGTGGVLVEGQAVGELHGFRFVPDPGVGGDGSEAKALKAAAQQALSGEFDKRAEKISKAPNEEIVLSTDGSLRWLGEPVGRLVAGDDTLTPRVMLLADEQLAGAAREKAQDRLDLWVGAHIQTLLKPLFDLRTAADLEGIARGVSFRMVEALGTVERHDIADDVKALDQTQRAVMRKYGVRFGAYHIYVPALLKPAPAALVAQLWALKHGSLDMAGLAELPQLSASGRTSIKVDPAFDKTLYRLVGFRVAGERAVRLDILERLADIIRPLIAFKSVDGATPPEGALPQGGSFTVTVAMTSLLGCSGEDFASILRGLGYRSEKRTIKVPVKPQKAEASADGVTSETVPAVADVAEVSTEASTETPVVETSLVDAPAAEAQMPAADATEASADVAAAESAPTAEGAVEVPAEAAETVAFEDREVDVWRPGRGDRPRHGDHRGDQRNERRGGPHRGAAATRPGEPAEAAPADGRSPRAQDDRRQDRRPQGERREGREERRFGDRRDGRPVERNGERPPERAPRKEKVADPNSPFAALAALKASLEQQKKK, from the coding sequence ATGAACATTGTCCGAGCGGCCCCTCTGTCTTCGATCGCCCGTGCCCGGGCGGTAACGGCGGTTCTGGGGCCGACCAACACCGGCAAGACTCATCTCGCCATTGAAAAGATGCTGAGCCACGGCTCCGGCGCCATTGGCCTGCCGCTGCGCCTGCTGGCGCGCGAGGTCTATGGCCGGATCGTCGCCCGCGTCGGCGCGAGCGCGGTGGCATTGGTGACCGGCGAGGAGAAGATCGTGCCGCGCGACGCCCGCTACTGGGTGGCGACGGTGGAGGCAATGCCTCGCGACCTGGACGTGGCTTTCGTCGCTATCGATGAGGTGCAACTCGCCGGTGACATAGAGCGGGGGCACGTGTTCACCGACCGGCTGCTGAACGTGCGTGGGCGGCAGGAAACCATGCTGCTCGGCTCCGCGACGGCGCGGCCGCTGATCGAGCGCCTGTTGCCGGGCGTTGCCGTTACCTCGCGACCGCGTCTCAGCCATCTCGCCTACACCGGGGCCAAGAAGATCACCCGCTTGCCGCCACGTTCGGCCATCGTCGCCTTTTCCGCCGACGAGGTTTATGCCGTCGCCGAGCTAATCCGTCGCCAGCGCGGCGGCGCGGCCGTGGTGATGGGCGCGCTTTCCCCCCGTACCCGCAACGCGCAGGTGGCTCTCTTTCAGAATGGCGAGGTCGACTTTCTGGTGGCGACCGACGCCGTCGGCATGGGGCTCAACCTCGATGTCGATCATGTCGCCTTCGCTCAGGCGCGCAAGTTCGACGGCTATCAGTATCGCGGCCTGACGTCCGCCGAACTCGGTCAGATCGCCGGTCGGGCCGGTCGCTATCTCAACGATGGTACCTTTGGCGTCACAGGCCGGGTCATGCCGTTCGACGACGACACCGTCACGGCCATCGAGGGGCATGACTTCGAACCGGTGGGCATCTTTCAGTGGCGTAACGGCGACCTCGATTTTTCGTCGGTCGACGCGCTCCGGGCCTCACTCGAGAAGCTGCCTGGGGTAGAGGGATTGACCCGGGCGCTGCCATCCGATGATCAGCGAGCGCTCGACTTCGCTCTTCGGGCAGAGGATGTGGCGGCGGCGGCGTATGGTCGCGAACGGGTGGCGCTTCTTTGGGACGTGTGCCAACTTCCCGACTTCCGCAAGATATCACCGGCGCAGCACGGTGATCTCATCGTCGCACTCTATCGATTCCTCATTGCAAAAGGCGTGATTCCAGACGATTGGTTTGCACGGCAGGTCGGGTTGTCTGACAGGACGGATGGCGATATCGATACGTTGTCGCGGCGTCTGGCGGACATCAGGACCTGGACCTTTGTCGCCAATCGGCCGGACTGGCTGTTTGCGCCCGGCCATTGGCGGGAGAAGACGCGCGCCATCGAGGATCGGCTGTCGGATGCGTTGCATGAACGGTTGACCCAGCGTTTCGTGGATCGCCGGACATCGGTATTGTTGAAGAGATTGAGAGAGAACACCATGCTCGAAGCTGAAATCACCGGTACCGGCGGCGTGCTCGTCGAAGGGCAGGCGGTCGGTGAGCTGCACGGCTTCCGCTTCGTGCCCGATCCGGGTGTTGGCGGCGATGGCTCCGAAGCCAAAGCGCTGAAAGCGGCCGCCCAACAGGCGCTGTCCGGAGAGTTCGACAAGCGCGCGGAGAAAATCTCCAAAGCGCCGAACGAGGAAATCGTGCTGTCCACCGATGGCAGCCTGCGCTGGCTCGGCGAGCCTGTGGGGCGATTGGTGGCCGGTGACGATACGCTGACGCCGCGCGTGATGCTGCTCGCCGACGAGCAGCTTGCCGGTGCCGCCCGTGAGAAAGCCCAGGATAGGCTCGACCTCTGGGTCGGCGCCCACATTCAGACGCTCCTGAAGCCGCTGTTCGATCTGCGCACCGCCGCCGATCTCGAAGGTATCGCGCGTGGCGTTTCCTTCCGCATGGTCGAAGCGCTCGGCACCGTCGAGCGGCATGACATAGCCGACGACGTCAAGGCGCTCGATCAGACGCAGCGCGCCGTCATGCGCAAGTATGGCGTCCGCTTCGGTGCCTACCACATTTATGTGCCGGCGCTCCTGAAGCCGGCGCCGGCCGCCCTGGTGGCCCAGCTCTGGGCGTTGAAGCACGGCTCGCTGGACATGGCGGGCCTTGCCGAGCTGCCGCAGCTCTCTGCCTCCGGCCGCACCTCGATCAAGGTCGATCCGGCCTTCGACAAGACGCTTTATCGTCTCGTCGGCTTCCGCGTCGCCGGCGAGCGGGCCGTCCGTCTCGACATCCTGGAGCGTCTTGCCGATATCATCCGGCCGTTGATCGCCTTCAAGTCGGTGGACGGCGCCACGCCTCCCGAAGGCGCGCTGCCGCAGGGCGGCAGCTTCACGGTGACGGTGGCGATGACCTCGCTGCTCGGCTGTTCGGGCGAAGACTTTGCCTCCATCCTGCGCGGTCTGGGCTATCGTTCCGAGAAGCGGACAATCAAGGTGCCTGTCAAGCCTCAGAAGGCCGAAGCATCGGCTGACGGCGTGACGTCCGAGACGGTGCCGGCAGTTGCTGATGTGGCGGAGGTTTCGACCGAAGCCTCGACCGAGACGCCCGTCGTGGAGACTTCTTTGGTCGATGCACCGGCTGCTGAGGCCCAGATGCCGGCCGCCGACGCCACCGAAGCGTCGGCTGACGTCGCTGCCGCGGAAAGTGCGCCCACCGCTGAAGGGGCTGTCGAAGTGCCCGCCGAAGCGGCTGAGACCGTGGCCTTCGAGGATCGGGAAGTCGACGTCTGGCGGCCAGGTCGCGGCGACCGTCCACGGCATGGTGATCACAGAGGCGATCAGCGCAACGAGCGTCGTGGCGGTCCGCATCGCGGTGCGGCGGCGACCCGTCCGGGTGAACCCGCTGAGGCAGCTCCCGCCGATGGACGTAGTCCCCGCGCGCAGGATGACCGCCGCCAGGACCGTCGACCACAGGGTGAGCGGCGCGAAGGGCGCGAAGAGCGCCGCTTCGGAGATCGTCGCGACGGCCGTCCTGTCGAGCGGAACGGTGAGCGCCCCCCCGAGCGCGCGCCGCGCAAGGAAAAGGTCGCCGATCCCAATTCACCGTTTGCCGCGCTGGCGGCCCTCAAGGCGTCGCTTGAGCAGCAGAAGAAGAAGTAG
- a CDS encoding small ribosomal subunit Rsm22 family protein, with amino-acid sequence MSDRRLPAALAAAVSERARPEMLGAAAARLSAGYRANLTSRQAVPDAAGVTAYAASRMPATYAAVTAALDRLAASQPDFAPETVLDLGSGPGTASWATAMLWPSVVSIAMVEASADFRTLAADLAHAGPPALGQADIRRGDITQPSSLPNGPFDLAVVAYALTELDLPAAERLVADLVGRAGRVVIVEPGTPRDHGRLMMVRRAALEAGARILAPCPHAGPCPLPPGDWCHTSVRVERSRAHMRLKGGTVPFEDERYAYLVLESKALAVVEHENGGRILRPPRPAKHEIAFSLCRADGTLGEARVASRNRAAFKVAGKLDWGDFLSDGFLR; translated from the coding sequence ATGAGCGACCGGCGCCTTCCCGCAGCCCTCGCCGCTGCCGTGTCCGAGCGTGCCCGGCCTGAGATGCTCGGTGCGGCGGCGGCCCGCTTATCGGCCGGCTATCGCGCCAATCTGACGTCTCGCCAAGCTGTTCCCGACGCTGCCGGCGTCACCGCCTATGCGGCAAGCCGCATGCCCGCCACCTACGCGGCCGTCACGGCGGCTCTTGATCGCCTCGCGGCGAGCCAGCCTGATTTTGCACCGGAAACCGTGCTCGACCTTGGCTCAGGACCGGGCACGGCGAGCTGGGCGACCGCGATGCTGTGGCCCTCGGTCGTTTCCATCGCCATGGTGGAAGCCAGCGCCGATTTCCGCACCCTCGCCGCCGACCTGGCGCATGCCGGACCTCCGGCGCTTGGGCAAGCTGATATTCGCAGAGGCGACATCACCCAGCCCTCCAGCTTGCCGAATGGTCCGTTTGATCTGGCGGTCGTCGCTTATGCACTCACGGAACTTGATCTTCCCGCCGCTGAGCGGCTTGTCGCCGACCTGGTCGGTCGGGCTGGGCGCGTGGTGATCGTGGAGCCTGGGACGCCTCGCGATCATGGCCGGTTGATGATGGTGCGGCGAGCAGCGCTCGAAGCTGGCGCCCGCATTCTCGCGCCTTGCCCGCATGCTGGTCCCTGTCCCTTGCCGCCCGGCGACTGGTGCCATACGTCGGTGCGCGTCGAGCGGAGCCGCGCCCACATGCGCCTTAAGGGCGGGACGGTGCCGTTCGAAGACGAACGCTACGCCTATCTGGTGCTGGAATCGAAAGCCTTGGCTGTCGTGGAACATGAAAACGGCGGCCGCATCCTGCGACCGCCGCGTCCTGCCAAGCATGAAATCGCCTTCAGCCTCTGTCGCGCCGACGGAACGCTTGGCGAAGCGCGGGTTGCCAGTCGCAACCGGGCCGCTTTCAAGGTGGCTGGCAAGCTCGACTGGGGTGATTTCCTGTCCGACGGTTTCTTGAGATAG
- a CDS encoding pirin family protein yields MITIRKADARGHTDAGWLDSHHSFSFGHYFDPEAMGFGPLRVINDDRVAGGGGFPPHPHADMEIVSYVLDGALQHRDSLGTGSVIRPGDVQRMSAGTGIRHSEFNASATDPVHFLQIWILPEADGFAPSYEQTSFGDELADRLRLVASRDGRDGALTLHRDVDLYAGRLKAGTEVEHAFAAGRLGWLHVARGNVTVNGQDLQEGDGAAIERQPNLSITATGDAEILLFDMGR; encoded by the coding sequence ATGATCACCATTCGCAAGGCCGACGCGCGCGGCCATACCGACGCCGGCTGGCTCGATAGCCACCACAGCTTTTCGTTCGGCCACTATTTCGACCCCGAGGCCATGGGCTTCGGTCCGCTCCGCGTCATCAATGACGACCGCGTCGCTGGCGGCGGCGGCTTTCCGCCCCATCCGCATGCCGACATGGAAATCGTTTCCTATGTGCTGGACGGCGCCTTGCAGCATCGCGATAGCCTCGGCACCGGCTCGGTCATCCGCCCGGGCGACGTGCAGCGCATGAGCGCCGGAACGGGCATTCGCCATAGCGAGTTCAATGCCTCCGCCACCGATCCCGTGCACTTCCTTCAGATCTGGATCCTGCCGGAAGCGGACGGCTTCGCCCCGTCCTATGAGCAGACCAGCTTTGGTGACGAGCTGGCGGATCGGTTGCGGCTGGTTGCCTCACGCGACGGTCGTGACGGCGCGTTGACGCTGCATCGAGACGTCGACCTCTATGCCGGCCGCCTCAAGGCCGGGACCGAAGTTGAGCACGCCTTCGCAGCAGGTCGGCTCGGCTGGCTGCACGTGGCGCGTGGCAACGTCACGGTCAACGGTCAGGACCTCCAGGAGGGTGACGGCGCGGCGATCGAGCGGCAGCCGAACCTGTCGATCACCGCCACAGGTGACGCGGAGATCCTGCTGTTCGACATGGGCCGCTAA
- a CDS encoding GlsB/YeaQ/YmgE family stress response membrane protein: MNDASIGWIAAIIIGGLAGWIASGLMKTDTGLFLNIVLGIIGAAIASFLFGVFGIAFGGWIGYLIAGVLGACILIGGVRAVQR; the protein is encoded by the coding sequence ATGAACGACGCAAGCATCGGCTGGATCGCAGCCATCATTATCGGCGGCCTCGCGGGCTGGATCGCCTCGGGCCTGATGAAAACCGATACCGGCCTGTTCCTGAACATCGTTCTCGGCATCATCGGCGCCGCGATCGCCAGCTTCTTGTTCGGGGTCTTCGGCATCGCGTTTGGCGGTTGGATCGGCTACCTCATCGCCGGTGTGCTCGGCGCCTGCATCCTGATCGGCGGCGTCAGGGCAGTACAGAGGTAG
- a CDS encoding DUF3108 domain-containing protein → MARVETLPRRAKGAMAAAVFVATLSAVPPSGAAVAREGEVQALYAASFMGIGIAKGSLSIKVDRGAYAAKLHISTAGLARIVSSEESFVDAKGYVGRSLVPSTYDLMSRGDTVTQVSMALGGGNVRSLKAIPELVEYDDRVPVTAAAKRRVVDPLSAAILPMMRDDKADGKDVCDRTLPVFDGWTRYDIQLSYTSTDPVDIPGYKGDAVHCSARWVPVAGHREGTKSTEYMRDNQNLDVWFVPMAEGRVMVPSKISVQTMRGLLLVVATQFGENAKLGKVEQASN, encoded by the coding sequence GTGGCTCGTGTCGAAACTTTGCCGCGTCGTGCGAAAGGCGCCATGGCCGCGGCGGTCTTTGTCGCCACGCTGTCCGCCGTGCCGCCATCCGGGGCGGCGGTGGCGCGTGAGGGCGAGGTACAAGCTCTCTACGCCGCATCCTTCATGGGGATCGGCATTGCCAAGGGATCGCTGTCGATCAAGGTGGACCGAGGTGCCTACGCGGCCAAGCTGCACATTTCGACCGCCGGTCTCGCCCGCATCGTCAGTTCCGAAGAGAGCTTTGTCGACGCCAAGGGCTACGTGGGCCGTTCGCTGGTGCCATCCACTTATGACCTGATGAGCCGTGGCGACACGGTGACGCAGGTATCGATGGCGCTGGGCGGAGGCAATGTCCGTAGTCTCAAGGCCATACCCGAACTCGTCGAATACGATGACCGTGTGCCGGTGACGGCGGCGGCCAAGCGCCGCGTGGTCGACCCGCTGTCGGCGGCAATCCTGCCGATGATGCGTGATGACAAGGCCGATGGCAAAGACGTCTGCGATCGTACGCTGCCGGTGTTCGATGGCTGGACGCGCTATGATATCCAGCTCAGCTACACCAGTACCGATCCCGTCGATATTCCCGGATACAAGGGGGACGCGGTGCACTGCTCGGCGCGCTGGGTGCCGGTGGCCGGCCACCGCGAGGGCACCAAGTCCACCGAATATATGCGTGACAACCAGAACCTTGATGTTTGGTTCGTGCCGATGGCCGAGGGACGGGTCATGGTGCCGAGCAAGATCTCGGTCCAGACAATGCGCGGACTGCTCCTAGTGGTCGCAACCCAGTTCGGCGAGAACGCCAAGCTGGGCAAGGTGGAGCAGGCCTCCAACTGA
- a CDS encoding queuosine precursor transporter — protein sequence MFDRRLTPSVLAMVATVVASNILVQYPFTPFGLGDLLTWGAFSYPFAFLVTDLTNRWFGPAKTRHVVYAGFAIAVVLSIWLSEPRIALASGTAFLCAQLLDVTVFNRLRAGSWWRAPLVSSSIGSALDTVIFFSIAFAGSGLPWTTWALGDFSVKMLVAVSSLLPYAKLMNWVKPYQPARS from the coding sequence ATGTTTGATAGACGCCTCACCCCTTCGGTGTTGGCGATGGTTGCTACCGTCGTCGCATCCAATATCCTCGTACAATACCCCTTCACGCCCTTCGGACTGGGTGATCTCCTCACCTGGGGCGCCTTTAGCTACCCCTTCGCCTTCCTGGTAACCGACCTCACCAACCGCTGGTTCGGACCGGCGAAGACCCGCCACGTCGTCTACGCCGGCTTTGCCATCGCCGTGGTGTTGTCGATCTGGTTGTCCGAGCCCCGCATCGCGTTGGCCTCCGGCACCGCCTTCCTCTGCGCTCAGCTCCTCGACGTGACCGTCTTCAACCGGCTGCGCGCCGGTTCCTGGTGGCGGGCGCCCCTCGTCTCCTCGTCGATCGGCTCGGCGCTCGACACGGTCATCTTCTTCTCGATCGCCTTCGCAGGCTCGGGCCTGCCCTGGACCACCTGGGCGCTCGGCGATTTCTCGGTGAAGATGTTGGTGGCCGTCTCTTCGCTGCTGCCCTATGCCAAGCTGATGAACTGGGTAAAACCCTATCAGCCGGCCCGGAGCTGA
- a CDS encoding M48 family metalloprotease, whose product MAGRMGWTGKFCWLASRAAAMALALSLAGCLGLSGEDGGLSADQLAAANAVPQGKVDPNEVAIAEREHPKIVAAFGGTYEDREAELAIASVVGRLVAASPEPWRSYRVTILNSPAVNAFALPGGYVYVTRGLLALASDTAEVAAVISHEMAHVTARHAFLRAQKAEAAAVASQAVQDVVQDPAVQRVALASTQVSLARFSQIQELEADRIGIATLAKAGFDPFASPRFLTSMSRLAAWKNGLPEDDTGSIDFLSSHPSTPERLAQAQEVAKATGVTDGEVDHDGYLSRIDGIMYGDDPNEGYVRGRQFLHAKLGFAFEVPEGFLIDNTSKAVLATNADGVAMRFDGANIAAGSDLVAYLTSGWVNGLDQQSVRTVSIAGLPAAVASASARGFTYRIAVIRFADQAFRFLFATRGDAAALDQTFSSTVASFRSLSEAEKASLAPLRIRVVTVGASDTTDTLTRRMVPMDRGVVLFRALNGLAANEEPRAGTRVKIIVDR is encoded by the coding sequence ATGGCCGGACGGATGGGTTGGACAGGCAAATTCTGCTGGCTGGCATCGCGGGCCGCCGCGATGGCGCTTGCCCTGTCGCTTGCCGGCTGCCTGGGACTTTCAGGCGAGGACGGTGGCTTGTCCGCCGATCAACTCGCCGCCGCCAACGCCGTTCCGCAAGGCAAGGTCGATCCCAATGAAGTGGCGATCGCCGAACGTGAACACCCCAAGATCGTCGCCGCTTTCGGTGGCACCTACGAAGATCGCGAAGCGGAGCTGGCAATTGCCAGCGTCGTCGGTCGGCTGGTGGCCGCCAGCCCGGAGCCTTGGCGCAGCTATCGCGTCACCATCCTGAATTCGCCGGCCGTCAACGCATTCGCCCTGCCCGGCGGCTATGTTTATGTGACGCGCGGCCTTCTGGCTCTCGCCAGCGATACCGCCGAAGTCGCCGCCGTCATCTCCCACGAGATGGCCCACGTCACCGCGCGCCATGCCTTCCTGCGGGCCCAGAAGGCCGAGGCCGCCGCTGTCGCCAGTCAGGCGGTCCAGGACGTGGTGCAGGATCCGGCGGTGCAACGGGTCGCGCTGGCTTCAACGCAGGTGTCGCTGGCCCGATTCTCGCAGATTCAGGAACTCGAAGCAGACCGGATCGGTATTGCAACGCTGGCCAAGGCCGGCTTCGATCCGTTCGCCTCGCCACGGTTCCTCACGTCGATGTCGCGCCTCGCCGCCTGGAAGAATGGCCTTCCCGAAGATGACACCGGCTCGATCGACTTCCTGTCCTCGCACCCCTCGACGCCTGAGCGCCTCGCCCAGGCGCAGGAGGTGGCTAAGGCCACCGGTGTCACCGACGGCGAGGTCGACCACGATGGCTATCTGTCACGCATCGACGGCATCATGTATGGCGACGACCCGAACGAGGGTTACGTACGCGGCCGCCAGTTCTTGCATGCCAAGCTGGGCTTTGCTTTCGAAGTGCCGGAAGGCTTCCTGATCGACAATACGTCAAAGGCCGTGCTGGCGACCAACGCGGATGGCGTTGCCATGCGCTTTGACGGCGCCAACATCGCGGCGGGCAGCGATCTAGTTGCCTATCTGACCTCCGGCTGGGTCAACGGCCTCGACCAACAATCGGTGCGCACCGTATCGATCGCCGGGCTACCGGCCGCCGTGGCTTCAGCATCGGCGCGCGGCTTCACCTATCGCATCGCCGTCATCCGTTTCGCCGACCAAGCCTTCCGCTTCCTGTTCGCGACACGTGGCGACGCCGCCGCGCTCGACCAGACCTTCAGCTCGACGGTCGCTTCGTTCCGCTCGCTGTCCGAGGCCGAGAAGGCATCACTGGCCCCTCTGCGCATCCGTGTCGTCACGGTTGGCGCAAGCGACACCACCGACACCCTGACCCGGCGCATGGTGCCGATGGATCGCGGCGTCGTCTTGTTCCGGGCCCTCAACGGTCTTGCCGCCAACGAGGAGCCACGCGCCGGTACGCGCGTCAAGATCATCGTCGATCGGTGA
- the rpmB gene encoding 50S ribosomal protein L28, which produces MARRCELTGKAVLTGNNVSHANNRTKRRFLPNLLAVTLLSDTLGQSVRLRISANALRSVEHRGGLDAFLAKASDDELSTRARLIKKQIAKKAAEVVAA; this is translated from the coding sequence ATGGCCCGGCGCTGCGAACTTACCGGCAAGGCCGTTCTGACGGGTAATAACGTCAGCCACGCCAACAACAGGACCAAGCGGCGCTTTCTGCCGAATCTCCTGGCTGTGACGCTCCTGTCCGACACGCTCGGTCAGTCGGTGCGCCTGCGCATCTCCGCCAACGCCCTGCGTTCGGTCGAGCATCGCGGCGGCCTTGATGCCTTTCTTGCCAAGGCGAGCGACGACGAACTGTCGACGCGCGCTCGGCTGATCAAGAAGCAGATCGCCAAGAAGGCCGCCGAGGTCGTTGCCGCCTGA
- a CDS encoding CarD family transcriptional regulator codes for MATAKKPAVRNGFKTNEHIVYPAHGVGQIVAVEEQEIAGMKLELYVIVFEKDKMTLRVPMAKAEQVGMRKLAEDETVDKALEIIKGRARVKRTMWSRRAQEYEAKINSGDLVAISEVVRDLHRASSQPEQSYSERQLYEAALDRMAREISAVSRITETEAIRRIEDSLNKSPKRIAARGDTAEEVVDESEDEAEAA; via the coding sequence ATGGCCACTGCGAAGAAACCCGCTGTCCGTAATGGGTTCAAGACCAACGAGCACATCGTCTATCCGGCCCATGGGGTCGGCCAAATCGTCGCCGTCGAGGAGCAGGAAATCGCCGGCATGAAGCTGGAGCTGTATGTCATCGTGTTCGAGAAGGACAAGATGACCCTGCGCGTTCCTATGGCCAAGGCCGAACAGGTTGGCATGCGCAAGCTTGCCGAGGACGAAACCGTCGACAAGGCGCTCGAAATCATCAAGGGGCGCGCTCGCGTCAAGCGCACCATGTGGAGCCGCCGCGCTCAGGAATACGAAGCCAAGATCAATTCCGGCGATCTGGTTGCCATTTCCGAGGTGGTGCGCGACCTGCACCGCGCGTCGAGCCAGCCCGAGCAGTCCTATTCGGAGCGTCAGCTCTATGAGGCGGCGCTCGATCGCATGGCCCGCGAGATTTCGGCGGTGTCCCGCATCACCGAAACCGAGGCCATTCGCCGCATCGAGGACAGCCTCAACAAGAGCCCGAAGCGTATCGCTGCGCGCGGCGACACCGCTGAGGAAGTCGTCGACGAAAGCGAGGACGAGGCGGAAGCCGCCTGA
- a CDS encoding RNA-binding S4 domain-containing protein — MSEERGSDRQRIDKWLVYARVVKTRTLGQALATSGHVRLNGRKIDDPAQPVKAGDVLTIGLHGGVRVLKVLDFAERRGSYSVASELYEDLTPPAEKATGPTIDAGEGRPTKRDRRRFDRLTEPD; from the coding sequence GTGTCCGAGGAACGAGGTTCCGACCGGCAACGGATCGACAAGTGGTTGGTCTACGCAAGGGTGGTCAAGACGCGGACGCTCGGTCAAGCGCTCGCGACCTCTGGTCACGTCCGTCTCAACGGCCGCAAAATCGATGACCCGGCCCAGCCCGTCAAGGCTGGTGATGTCTTGACCATCGGCCTTCATGGCGGTGTCAGGGTGTTGAAGGTCCTCGATTTCGCCGAGCGTCGTGGTTCTTATTCAGTTGCCTCGGAACTCTATGAGGATCTGACGCCGCCGGCTGAGAAAGCTACCGGTCCGACCATCGATGCGGGTGAGGGGCGACCGACAAAACGCGATCGCCGCCGCTTCGACAGATTGACCGAGCCAGACTGA
- a CDS encoding thermonuclease family protein — MLSAHFAPVLSFVIALLVAQPSWSEETCADSAVVPTHRLQTALSLPAGTVRPVVTLTRLQLSPDPTPTVVLDGVILPAKAGEAIRAAYFDVMARLVGIPVAVVVSADDPDRRGRLHGIIQLEGGESLGERILAAGAGLADVSFTPCAARFLAAETRARAEKRGIWQQSRIWTDLNAAATGLPDFVLGRGKVASIGRSGRTTYINFGGNFRTDATVRLRETMTSALIAAGRPPESFSGRMVEVRGWADRRNGLDMDLDSPLALQMPDAASDLRTD; from the coding sequence ATGCTTTCCGCCCACTTTGCTCCCGTGCTGTCTTTTGTCATCGCCCTCTTGGTCGCTCAGCCAAGTTGGTCAGAAGAGACGTGTGCCGACAGCGCCGTGGTGCCGACTCACCGCCTTCAAACAGCCCTGTCGCTGCCGGCCGGAACTGTCCGACCAGTGGTCACGCTGACGAGGCTCCAGCTCTCTCCCGACCCCACGCCCACCGTCGTTCTCGATGGCGTCATTCTGCCGGCGAAAGCGGGCGAGGCGATCCGCGCCGCCTATTTCGATGTGATGGCTCGCCTTGTCGGCATTCCGGTTGCGGTCGTCGTCTCGGCTGACGATCCCGACCGTCGCGGTCGCTTGCATGGCATCATCCAGCTTGAAGGGGGCGAGAGCCTGGGCGAGCGGATCCTCGCTGCCGGCGCCGGCCTTGCCGATGTGTCGTTTACGCCCTGCGCGGCGCGCTTTCTCGCCGCCGAGACCCGGGCGCGCGCCGAAAAGCGTGGCATTTGGCAGCAAAGCCGGATATGGACGGATCTCAACGCGGCGGCTACCGGCCTGCCCGATTTTGTGCTCGGTCGTGGTAAGGTCGCCTCGATTGGCCGATCGGGTCGCACAACTTATATCAATTTTGGCGGCAACTTCCGGACGGATGCCACGGTGCGCCTTCGTGAAACCATGACGTCAGCGCTCATTGCCGCCGGGCGGCCACCGGAGAGTTTCTCTGGCCGGATGGTCGAGGTGCGCGGCTGGGCGGATCGGCGAAATGGCCTTGATATGGACCTCGATTCGCCGCTGGCCTTGCAGATGCCGGACGCGGCGTCGGACTTGAGAACGGACTAG
- the fdxA gene encoding ferredoxin FdxA: MTYVVTDNCIACKYTDCVEVCPVDCFYEGENMLVINPDECIDCGVCEPECPAEAIKPDTEPGLDNWLKLNAEYSVVWPNLAARRDPLPNAKDNDGVEGKLAALFSPKPGKGG, from the coding sequence ATGACCTATGTCGTCACCGACAACTGCATTGCCTGCAAATACACCGATTGCGTGGAAGTCTGTCCTGTCGACTGCTTCTACGAGGGCGAGAACATGCTCGTCATCAATCCCGACGAGTGCATCGACTGCGGCGTCTGCGAACCTGAATGTCCGGCTGAAGCGATCAAACCGGATACGGAGCCAGGCCTCGACAACTGGTTGAAACTCAACGCCGAGTATTCCGTGGTGTGGCCCAATCTCGCCGCTCGTCGCGACCCTCTGCCAAACGCCAAGGATAACGATGGCGTGGAAGGCAAGCTTGCCGCCCTGTTCTCGCCCAAGCCGGGCAAAGGGGGCTGA